In the Afipia sp. GAS231 genome, CAACGCTTACTCGATCCGTTGGACCGGAAAACGGCGCGATGTCAGCGCTTTAGGAAACGACCTCGGCGGTGACCTTGCCGACGCCGGCGCCGGTCAGTCCGATGGCACGGGCAGCGCCCGTGGAGAGATCGAGCACGCGCCCCCTGATGAAGGGACCACGGTCGTTGATGGTGACGACGACGCTCTGGCCGCGATGGGTCACCCGGAGCTTGGTGCCGAACGGCAGCGAGCGGTGAGCCGCCGTCATGGCGTTCTGGTTGAAGCGCTGACCGGAGGCGGTCCTGCTGCCGGATTCGTTGCCGTAAAAGGAAGCCATTCCGGAGAAGCTGTGGCCACCGGAAGTGCCGCCCATCGAGGCATTGGCATCCCGCCAGTCACCGCCGGTCGACTTCGCCGCCTGGTGGAAATGGTGGCGATGATGCCTGGATTTGGCGGAAGCCTCGGAGACGCTGCCACCGATCAGGAGAGTTGCGGCGATCAGAGCGAAAGCCGTACGCGACTGGGTTTGATTTCCCAGCACCGCTTTATTGGTATTCAACATTAAACTAGTCCCTCAGATAGTATTGCCACATATGTGACAAGTGGAACCCCCGTCCCAGTTTGTGTGACTGCCGTTTGGTTCCGCAATGAGGCATGAATTGGGCAGTAAAGCCAGGATATGTCCGGCTGACATATCTTGTTACTGAGATCAACTAACCAGATAAAGTTCCGTAATATTTGGCTTTAACCAAATTTTAACCATTCGAATACTTGGTATTACTGATTAGTATAGTCATTGCTCGCAACTGCGAGATTTGCGCAAGTAATCGGCGGAACCCGAAAAAGGTTCATGCCTGGCCGCTCATGGCCCCTATGCAGATACGGGTGGAACGAGTGAGTTTGTTCCCGACAAGCGGGTCGGGCAGCTGCCGGCCGGGATTTCCCGGTGCGCGAGGACTGTGAAACACGCGTCGGCCAAATCGAAAGCAGCGTCGAAAGCAGCGCCGAAAATTGACGTGCGACAAGGCATCGCCGGCGCGTGCCGTCATGTTGCACCTGCGCGCTTGCTATGTTAGCAAAGCCGCGATTTTAACGATCCCGTTACCTCGCGTGACGGTCGAAAATCGAAGTCCCGCTTGAATTCCAAGGGCTTGGATCGCTAGGCGCCGCTCACGCGGCGGCGGTCTCTGCCTTGCGAGTTTGACAGCAAAAAAAGAGCGTCTGGTGGCTGCTGAAGATCCGTCCGTTTCGGGAGTGTCAGGCCGTTATGCAACGGCCTTGTTCGAGTTGGCGCGCGACGAGAAATCGCTCGACGCCGTGAAAGCCGATCTCGATCAATTCGAGGCCATGTTGGCCGACAGCGCCGATTTGAAGCGCCTCGTCCGCAGTCCGGTATTCTCCGCAGGTGAGCAGTCGAAGGCGCTCACGGCGGTGCTCGACAAGGCTGGAATTGCCGGCACTTCCGCGAAATTCCTTAAGGTCCTGACCGCCAATCGCCGGCTGTTTGCCGTCACCGATGTGATCCGCGCCTTCCGCGCGCTGGTGGCGAAGTACAAGGGCGAAGCGACCGCCGATGTCACGGTTGCCGAACAACTCAATGAAAAGAATCTCGACGCTCTCAAGACCGCACTGAAGTCAGTGACGGGCAAGGACGTCGCGCTCAACGTGAAAGTCGATCCCTCCATCATTGGCGGCCTTGTGGTCAAGCTCGGCAGCCGCATGGTGGATAGTTCGCTTCGCACCAAACTCAATTCGATCAAGCACGCGATGAAAGAGGCAGGCTGATGGACATCCGCGCCGCGGAAATTTCCGCGATCCTGAAGGACCAGATCAAGAATTTCGGCCAGGAGGCTGAAGTTACCGAAGTCGGACAGGTGTTGTCCGTCGGCGACGGCATTGCCCGCGTCTACGGCCTCGACAACGTCCAGGCCGGTGAAATGGTTGAGTTCGAGAACGGCACCCGCGGCATGGCGCTGAACCTCGAAACCGACAACGTCGGCATCGTGATCTTCGGCGCCGACCGCGAGATCAAGGAAGGCCAGACCGTCAAGCGCACCCGCGCCATCGTCGACACGCCCGTCGGCAAGGGCCTGCTCGGCCGCGTCGTCGACGCGCTCGGCAATCCGATCGACGGCAAGGGTCCGATCCAGGCCGACAAGCGCATGCGCGTCGACGTCAAGGCGCCCGGCATCATTCCGCGCAAATCGGTCAACGAGCCGATGGCGACCGGCCTCAAGGCCATCGACGCCCTGATCCCGGTCGGCCGCGGCCAGCGCGAGCTGATCATCGGCGACCGTCAGACCGGCAAGACCGCGATCGCGCTCGACACCATTCTGAACCAGAAGCCGCTCAACGCGCAGCCGGACGAGAACATCAAGCTGTATTGCGTCTACGTCGCGATCGGCCAGAAGCGCTCGACCGTCGCCCAGTTCGTCAAGGTGCTCGAAGAGCAGGGCGCGCTGGAATATTCGATCATCGTCGCCGCCACCGCCTCCGATCCGGCGCCGATGCAGTACATCGCGCCGTTCACCGGCTGCACCATGGGCGAATATTTCCGCGACAACGGCATGCACGCCGTCATCATCTATGACGATCTGTCCAAGCAGGCCGTCGCCTATCGCCAGATGTCGCTGCTGCTGCGCCGCCCGCCGGGCCGCGAAGCCTATCCCGGCGACGTGTTCTACCTGCATTCGCGCCTGCTCGAGCGTGCCGCGAAGCTCAACAAGGACCAGGGTTCGGGTTCGCTGACCGCGCTGCCGGTCATCGAAACCCAGGCCAACGACGTGTCGGCCTACATTCCGACCAACGTGATTTCGATCACCGACGGCCAGATCTTCCTGGAAACCGACCTGTTCTTCCAGGGCATTCGCCCGGCGGTGAACGTCGGTCTGTCGGTGTCGCGCGTCGGATCGTCGGCACAGACCAAGGCGATGAAGAAGGTCGCCGGCAAGATCAAGGGCGAGCTGGCGCAATACCGCGAAATGGCGGCGTTCGCGCAGTTCGGCTCCGACCTCGACGCCTCGACCCAGCGACTGCTCAACCGTGGTTCGCGCCTGACCGAACTCCTGAAGCAGCCGCAGTTCTCGCCGCTGAAGATGGAAGAGCAGGTCTGCGTGATCTGGGCCGGCACCAACGGCTACCTCGATGCGCTTCCGCTCGCCAAGGTGCGTCCGTTCGAAGACGGCCTGCTGTCGCTGCTGCGCGGCAAGAACGTCGAGATCCTCAACAGCATCCGCGAAAGCCGCGATCTCAGCGACGATACCGCGGCCAAGCTGAAGACGGTGGTCGAGGCTTTCACCAAGACGCTGGCTTAAGCTGTCATGGCCGGGCTTGTCCCGGCCATCCACGTCTTTGTGCGTGGATCAAAGATAAGACGTGGATGCCCGGCACGAGGCCGGGCATGACGAAAGAGAGGTTCGCGGTCGGGTTACTTGAGAACCTGGTCGCCGGGGTGGACTAAGAATGGCTTCACTTAAAGACATGCGGGTCCGCATCGCCTCCACCAAGGCGACGCAGAAGATCACCAAGGCGATGCAGATGGTCGCGGCTTCCAAGCTGCGCCGGGCGCAGACCGCTGCCGAAGCGGCGCGGCCCTACGCCGAAAAGATGGATGCGGTGATTTCGAATATCGCGACCGCTGCCGCCGGTTCGCCCGGCGCGCCGACGCTGATGTCCGGCACGGGCAAGGATCAGGTGCACCTGCTGCTGGTCTGCACCGGCGAGCGCGGCCTGTCGGGCGCCTTCAACTCCTCGATCGTGCGCCTCGCCCGCGAGCGCGCACTGGCGTTGATGAACCAGGGCAAGGAAGTCAAATTCTTCTGCGTCGGCCGCAAGGGCTACGAGCAGCTGCGCCGCAACTTCGACCGCCAGATCATCGATCACGTCGAGCTGCGCTCGGTCCGCCAGCTCGGCTTCGTCAATGCCGAGGACATCGCCAAGAAGGTTCTGGCGCGTTTTGCCGACGGCGAATTCGATGTTTGCACGCTGTTCTTTTCACGCTTCAAGTCCGTCATTTCGCAGATCCCGACCGCCCAGCAGGTGATCCCGCTGGTGGTGGATGCGCCGGCCGCCAATGCCGGCCCGTCGACTGCCTACGAATACGAGCCCGAGGAAGACGAGATCCTGACGCGGCTGCTGCCGCGCAATCTCGCGGTGCAGATCTTCCGCGCGCTGCTGGAAAACAACGCTTCGTTCTACGGCGCGCAGATGAGCGCGATGGACAACGCCACCCGCAACGCCGGCGACATGATCCGCAAGCAGACCTTGATCTACAACCGAACCCGTCAGGCCATGATCACCAAGGAGCTGATTGAAATCATCTCCGGCGCCGAAGCGATGTAACGGCGCGCAATCAACCTGACGACGACCGAATTCGAAGGAGAGAGTTTATGGCCACACCCGCAAACCAGACCGGACGCATCACGCAGGTCATCGGCGCCGTCGTCGACGTGCAGTTCGAGGGACATCTGCCCGCCATTCTGAACGCGATCGAGACCAAGAACGGTGGTAACCGCCTGGTGCTCGAAGTCGCCCAGCATCTCGGCGAATCCACGGTGCGTACCATCGCGATGGACACCACCGAGGGTCTGGTCCGCGGTCAGGAAGTTACCGACACCGGCAACCCGATCATGGTGCCGGTCGGCGCCGGAACGCTCGGCCGCATCATCAACGTGATCGGCGAGCCGATCGACGAAGCCGGCCCGGTGATTTCGGAAGGTCTGCGCGCAATCCATCAGGAAGCGCCGCTCTACACCGACCAGTCCACCGAGGCTGAAATTCTCGTCACCGGCATCAAGGTCGTCGACCTCTTGGCGCCTTACGCCAAGGGCGGCAAGATCGGCCTGTTCGGCGGCGCCGGCGTCGGCAAGACCGTGCTGATTCAGGAACTGATCAACAACGTCGCCAAGGCGCACGGCGGTTATTCGGTGTTCGCCGGCGTCGGCGAGCGTACCCGCGAAGGCAACGACCTCTATCACGAGTTCATCGAATCGAAGGTCAACGCCGATCCGCATAATCCCGATCCGAGCGTCAAATCGAAGTGCGCGCTGGTGTTCGGCCAGATGAACGAACCCCCGGGCGCCCGCGCCCGCGTCGGCCTCACCGGCCTGACGGTCGCCGAGCACTTCCGCGACCAGGGCCAGGACGTGCTGTTCTTCGTCGACAACATCTTCCGCTTCACCCAGGCAGGCTCCGAAGTGTCGGCGCTGCTCGGCCGTATTCCGTCCGCCGTGGGTTATCAGCCGACGCTCGCCACCGACATGGGCGCGCTGCAGGAACGCATCACCACCACCCACAAGGGTTCGATCACCTCGGTGCAGGCGATCTACGTGCCGGCCGACGACTTGACCGACCCGGCGCCCGCGACTTCGTTCGCCCATCTTGACGCCACCACGGTGCTGAACCGCGCGATCTCGGAAAAGGGCATCTACCCCGCGGTGGATCCGCTCGACTCCACCTCGCGCATGCTTTCGCCGCTCGTCGTCGGCGAGGATCACTACAACACCGCGCGCATGGTCCAGCAGGTGCTGCAGAAGTACAAGTCGCTGCAGGACATCATCGCCATTCTCGGCATGGACGAACTGTCGGAAGAGGACAAGATCGCGGTCGCCCGCGCCCGGAAGATCGAGCGCTTCCTGTCGCAGCCGTTCCACGTCGCCGAAGTCTTCACCGGTTCGCCCGGCAAGTTCGTCGACCTCGCCGACACCATCAAGGGCTTCCGCGCGATCTGCGAAGGCAAGTACGACCATCTGCCGGAAGCGGCCTTCTATATGGTCGGCACCATCGAAGAAGCCGTCGAGAAGGGCAAGAAGCTCGCGGCGGAGGCGGCTTAAGTTAATTGTCGTCATTGCCGGGCAACAGCGCGAAGCGCGTCTTCGCGTAAATTGACCCGGCAATCCATCGACTAAGAAATTTTGCTTGATGGACCCGCGGGTCAAGCCCGCGGGTGACAGCGAAGAGAGCGGAAACATCATGGCCACCTTCCACTTCGATCTGGTTTCACCCGAAAAGCTCGCCTTCTCCGGCGAAGTCGATCAGGTTGACGTCCCCGGCGCGGAAGGCGACTTCGGCGTGCTGGCCGGCCATGCGCCGGTTGTGGCCGCGGTTCGTCCGGGGATCCTCACCATCACCGCCGGCGGCGCGCATCAGAAGATCATCGTGCTCGGCGGCCTCGCCGAAATGTCGGACAAGGGCCTCACCGTGCTCGCCGACGTCGCCACCTCGACAGCCGAGCTCGACCGCGCACAGTTTGCCGACACCATCGCCGAGATGGAAGCCAAGCTCGCGGAGAAGGAAGGTTCGGAGCTCGACCATGCGATCGAGCGGCTGGACCACTTCAAGAGCATCCAGCAAGAGCTCAATGCGACTGCAATGCACTAGGCCCCGGAGCAAACGCGCCGGGGCGCATTGAAGGCCCGAACGAATTCAGCGCCCGTCACATCGTGACGGGCGCTTTTTTGCGTTTTCCGGTTGTGAACAGGTCCCAACCAAGCTCGAAACGCTATAGTTGCGCCCGGGAAGTTCTGACGGCATTCTGTCGGTGCATATTTTTGTCCGAGGCTGTTTTTCATGAAACGCAAGATCGCGGCGATTTTTGCGGCCGATATTGCCGGCTACAGCCGACTGGTTGCCGAGGACGAAGAGGAGACGCTGCGGCGGTTGGCGTCCTATCGTCAGGTAACCGACGATTTCATCGCCAAATGCGGCGGCCGGATCTTCAACACCGCGGGTGATGCCGTCCTCGCCGAATTTCCCAGCGCCGTCGAAGCCGTGCGCTGTGCGATCGATATCCAGGAAAGCCTGCGTACCCGGAACATGGCGTATCCGCCGAGCCGGCAGATGTCGTTCCGCATCGGCATCACCATCGGCGATGTGGTCGAGCGCGACGGCGATCTCCTCGGCGACGGCGTCAACATCGCGGCACGGCTCGAGGGGCTCGCCGAGGTCGGCGGCATCTGCGTCTCGCGCGCGGTGCACGAACAGGTCGCCAACAAGCTGTCGGTGCAGTTCGCCGATATCGGCGCGCAGGAAGTGAAGAACATTCCGACGCCCGTGCACGCCTATATGGTGGCGATGCGACGCGAGGACGGGACTTATTCGACCCCGCAGGTCAAGAAGCCCGTCAAGGCTTCGCCGCCGCCGAACTGGATGTGGCCGGTAGCGGTCACGCTGGTCAGCCTGGCCGCGATCGGCGCCGGCGGCTTCCTCTATTTCACCAAGCTGGAGACGCAGGCGGTCAAGGTTGCAGAGCCTGCGATCACTGTGAGCCCGGCGCCGTCGGCGGTCCCTGCGCCGGCGCCCGCGCCAGCACCGACAGCCGCCCCGGCACCCGCATCCAAAGCCGCGGCGTCCTCGCCGCCATCAGCACCGCCGGCACCTTCGCCGCCGATCGGTTCGACCGAGAAATTCGTGGCCGCGAATGTCCCGTTCGTCAGCGACAAAACCCGCGCATCGCTTGCCAGCGAGTATGCGGGGGCGACCGCTTTCAAGGCGTTCGCGCTCAACACCGGCGGGATCAGTGCGTCTGTTGCCGCGCAACCGAGTGAAGAGGCTGCCCGGACCGCCGCCGTCGAGCAATGCCAGAAGCGGGCGGATACGGCGCAGTCGCCAAGGAAATGCGAACTCTATGCCGTCGGCGACAACGTCGTTTACGCGCACGGCAAGCCGCCGGTGCCGCCGCAGCCTTGGGTCAGGCATGACGCGGCGACCGAACAGCCATTTGTAGCCAAGGACGTGCCGCTCACGCGCGACGCCGGGAAGACAAGGATTGAGAACCTCTATGTGCCGGGCCGAAAGGCCAAGACCATCGCGCTAGGCCCCGGCGGCGTGTTCTACTTTTTCACCGGCATGGATTCGGTGGATGAAGCCGTGCGGCGGGCCCTTGAATCATGCGGCGCCGTCGCCGGCGTTCCCTGCATGATTCTCGCGCTCAATGATAATTTCGTCGTTCCGATTCCGACCACACTGAAAGTCACCGGTTTC is a window encoding:
- a CDS encoding septal ring lytic transglycosylase RlpA family protein — its product is MLNTNKAVLGNQTQSRTAFALIAATLLIGGSVSEASAKSRHHRHHFHQAAKSTGGDWRDANASMGGTSGGHSFSGMASFYGNESGSRTASGQRFNQNAMTAAHRSLPFGTKLRVTHRGQSVVVTINDRGPFIRGRVLDLSTGAARAIGLTGAGVGKVTAEVVS
- a CDS encoding F0F1 ATP synthase subunit delta — protein: MAAEDPSVSGVSGRYATALFELARDEKSLDAVKADLDQFEAMLADSADLKRLVRSPVFSAGEQSKALTAVLDKAGIAGTSAKFLKVLTANRRLFAVTDVIRAFRALVAKYKGEATADVTVAEQLNEKNLDALKTALKSVTGKDVALNVKVDPSIIGGLVVKLGSRMVDSSLRTKLNSIKHAMKEAG
- the atpA gene encoding F0F1 ATP synthase subunit alpha, translating into MDIRAAEISAILKDQIKNFGQEAEVTEVGQVLSVGDGIARVYGLDNVQAGEMVEFENGTRGMALNLETDNVGIVIFGADREIKEGQTVKRTRAIVDTPVGKGLLGRVVDALGNPIDGKGPIQADKRMRVDVKAPGIIPRKSVNEPMATGLKAIDALIPVGRGQRELIIGDRQTGKTAIALDTILNQKPLNAQPDENIKLYCVYVAIGQKRSTVAQFVKVLEEQGALEYSIIVAATASDPAPMQYIAPFTGCTMGEYFRDNGMHAVIIYDDLSKQAVAYRQMSLLLRRPPGREAYPGDVFYLHSRLLERAAKLNKDQGSGSLTALPVIETQANDVSAYIPTNVISITDGQIFLETDLFFQGIRPAVNVGLSVSRVGSSAQTKAMKKVAGKIKGELAQYREMAAFAQFGSDLDASTQRLLNRGSRLTELLKQPQFSPLKMEEQVCVIWAGTNGYLDALPLAKVRPFEDGLLSLLRGKNVEILNSIRESRDLSDDTAAKLKTVVEAFTKTLA
- a CDS encoding F0F1 ATP synthase subunit gamma, with product MASLKDMRVRIASTKATQKITKAMQMVAASKLRRAQTAAEAARPYAEKMDAVISNIATAAAGSPGAPTLMSGTGKDQVHLLLVCTGERGLSGAFNSSIVRLARERALALMNQGKEVKFFCVGRKGYEQLRRNFDRQIIDHVELRSVRQLGFVNAEDIAKKVLARFADGEFDVCTLFFSRFKSVISQIPTAQQVIPLVVDAPAANAGPSTAYEYEPEEDEILTRLLPRNLAVQIFRALLENNASFYGAQMSAMDNATRNAGDMIRKQTLIYNRTRQAMITKELIEIISGAEAM
- the atpD gene encoding F0F1 ATP synthase subunit beta; the protein is MATPANQTGRITQVIGAVVDVQFEGHLPAILNAIETKNGGNRLVLEVAQHLGESTVRTIAMDTTEGLVRGQEVTDTGNPIMVPVGAGTLGRIINVIGEPIDEAGPVISEGLRAIHQEAPLYTDQSTEAEILVTGIKVVDLLAPYAKGGKIGLFGGAGVGKTVLIQELINNVAKAHGGYSVFAGVGERTREGNDLYHEFIESKVNADPHNPDPSVKSKCALVFGQMNEPPGARARVGLTGLTVAEHFRDQGQDVLFFVDNIFRFTQAGSEVSALLGRIPSAVGYQPTLATDMGALQERITTTHKGSITSVQAIYVPADDLTDPAPATSFAHLDATTVLNRAISEKGIYPAVDPLDSTSRMLSPLVVGEDHYNTARMVQQVLQKYKSLQDIIAILGMDELSEEDKIAVARARKIERFLSQPFHVAEVFTGSPGKFVDLADTIKGFRAICEGKYDHLPEAAFYMVGTIEEAVEKGKKLAAEAA
- a CDS encoding F0F1 ATP synthase subunit epsilon, encoding MATFHFDLVSPEKLAFSGEVDQVDVPGAEGDFGVLAGHAPVVAAVRPGILTITAGGAHQKIIVLGGLAEMSDKGLTVLADVATSTAELDRAQFADTIAEMEAKLAEKEGSELDHAIERLDHFKSIQQELNATAMH
- a CDS encoding adenylate/guanylate cyclase domain-containing protein, which gives rise to MKRKIAAIFAADIAGYSRLVAEDEEETLRRLASYRQVTDDFIAKCGGRIFNTAGDAVLAEFPSAVEAVRCAIDIQESLRTRNMAYPPSRQMSFRIGITIGDVVERDGDLLGDGVNIAARLEGLAEVGGICVSRAVHEQVANKLSVQFADIGAQEVKNIPTPVHAYMVAMRREDGTYSTPQVKKPVKASPPPNWMWPVAVTLVSLAAIGAGGFLYFTKLETQAVKVAEPAITVSPAPSAVPAPAPAPAPTAAPAPASKAAASSPPSAPPAPSPPIGSTEKFVAANVPFVSDKTRASLASEYAGATAFKAFALNTGGISASVAAQPSEEAARTAAVEQCQKRADTAQSPRKCELYAVGDNVVYAHGKPPVPPQPWVRHDAATEQPFVAKDVPLTRDAGKTRIENLYVPGRKAKTIALGPGGVFYFFTGMDSVDEAVRRALESCGAVAGVPCMILALNDNFVVPIPTTLKVTGFFKVAGNAVIAPEARDDVARKVADATSGWNAVAVGTAGRPGLGLKAASEQAAVNSALADCVKRDGDCHVIAIGPFSVGPN